The Erythrobacter sp. HL-111 DNA segment CATGGGCTTCACGGGGCCGAAGAAGGCCGGCCTGCTCGAACAGGCGGCGGTCGAGCTGACCGATCGCGGCAGCGTCAAGGCCGACACCGAAACCTACGCCACCAGCGTGCCGGGCGTGTGGGCCTGCGGCGACATGCGGCGCGGGCAGAGCCTCGTCGTCTGGGCGATCCGCGAAGGCCGCCAGGCCGCGCGCGCGGTGGACGAGGCGCTGATGGGCGCGTCGCAGCTGCCGCGCTGAACGGCGCGGGGTCCCTTCAGTCGAGCGGCTCCGCCTGAAGCTGCGGGTTCATCGCCATGACGTGGTTGAGCCATTTCTTCGGCCGCCGCAGCATGTCCGCGGGGTAATCGACCTTCAGGCCGAGGATCTCCGCCATGCGCCCGACGAAATGGATGCAGTTGCGCTTTTCAAGGTCGTAATACTTGCCCGGCGCGTTCTGCCACGCGTTCACCTCGGCGATGATCCGGCGATATTGGCGATCGGTCAGGACCAGGGTGAAGTGGCGGTTGGTGTTCTTCACGTTCTTCTCGCTTTCGGCCAGCACCATGTGCTCGACCGGACCGGAGAGGATCGCGGGCGTCACCTTGCGCGCGGAAAAGCCGTAATTCTCGTTCACCGGCTCGCCCGTCCGGTCGAGCGTGCCTTCGAGCACGATGAAGGTGTGCGGATAGCGGCCCCACAGCACCGATCCGTCGAAGCTGTGGAAGTGGATCCGCACCTCGGCCAGCGCCGCGCTGCTCCACGCGAACAGGACGAGCGCGAGGAGCCGGGCGAGGAAGCGGGGCAGGCGAACGGCGGCGATGCGCGGCATGGTGCCGGGCATACCGCCCCCCGCGCACCGAAGGCAAGCCGCCTCAGGCCTGGAGCAGGCTCGCATTGCCGCCCGCCGCCGTGGTGTCGATGCAGACCGCGCGCTCGACCGCGAACCGGGCGAGGTAATGCGGGCCGCCCGCCTTGGGTCCGGTGCCGGACAGTCCCTCGCCGCCGAAGGGCTGGCTTTCCACGACCGCGCCGATCTGGTTGCGGTTGACGTAGAAATTGCCGACCCGCGCGCGTGCCTCGACGAACCGCCGGGTCGCCGCGATCCGGCTGTGGAGGCCGAGGGTGAGGCCGTATCCCGTCGCGTTGATGTCGGCGATCACCTGCCCGAGGTCCTGCGCCCTGAAGCGCGCGACGTGGAGCACGGGTCCGAAATTCTCGCGGGTGAGGTCGAGGATCGAATCGACCTCGATGATGGTCGGCGCGACGAAGCAGCCCTTCGCGGTTTCCTGCGGCATGGCGCAGCGCATGACGCGGCGCCCGCTCGCCTCGCTGCGCGCGACATGGCGTTCGAGCGCGGCCTTGGCGTCGGGATCGATGACCGGCCCGACATCGGTCGAAAGCCGCGCGGGATCGCCCACGTTCAATGCCTCGAACCCGCCGCGGATCATTTCGAGCATGGAATCCGCCACGTCTTCCTGCAGGTAGAGCACGCGCAGGGCCGAACAGCGCTGGCCCGCGCTCTGGAAGGCGGACGCGACGACATCGCGCACGACCTGTTCGGGAAGCGCGCTGGAATCGACGATCATCGCGTTCTGCCCGCCGGTTTCGGCGATGAAGCTTGCGATCGGGCCTTCGCGCCCCGCCAGAGTGCGGTTGATCGCGCGCGCGGTTTCGGTCGAGCCGGTGAAGGCGACCCCTGCGAGCCGCGGGTCGGCGGTGATGAGCTGGCCGACCTCGCCCGCGCCGGGGAGGAGCTGGAACGCCTCGGGCGGAATGCCCGCCTCGTGGCACAGCTTCACCGCGAGGGCGGCGATCAGCGGGGTCTGTTCGGCCGGCTTGGCGATCACCGCATTGCCCGCGGCAAGCGCGGCGGAGGCCATGCCGGTGAAGATCGCGAGCGGGAAGTTCCACGGCGAGATCGTCGCGAAGACGCCCCGCCCGTGGAGCGAAAGCCGGTTCTCCTCGCCGGTCGGACCGGGCAGGCGGACAGGCTCGGCGAACTGGCGGCGCGCCTCGGACGCGTAGTAGCGCAGGAAATCGACCGCCTCACGCACCTCCAGCACGCCGTCGAGCAGGGTCTTGCCCGCCTCGCGCGTGGCGAGGCTGAGGAATTCGGCCGTGTGCGCCTCGAACAGGTCGGCGGCCTCTTCCAGCAGGAGCGCGCGCTTTTCGCCGCCGAGCGCGTCCCAGCCGGGCTGGATCGCGCTGGCGCGGGCGAAGGCGTCCTCGATCTCCTGCGCGGTCGCGTCGCGGCGCTTGCCGACCACGCTGGCGAGGTCGTGCGGCATGGTGATCGGGGCGATCTCGCCCGGCTCGGCACCGGGGAAGGTCGGCCCGGCATACCATTGCCGGTCCGCCAGCCGGTCGAGCTCGGCCTGCAACGGGCCGAGCACGAGCGGGTCGGAAAGATCGACGCCCGCACTGTTGAGCCTGCCGCCGCGATCGGCGCCGAAAATGTCCCTCGGCAGCGGGATCGCCGGGTTGCGGCGCAGCGAGAGCGCGGCGAGTTCGGCGACCGGATCGCTCACCAGTTCCTCGGCCGGGATCTGGGCATCGCCCATGCGGTTGACGAAGCTGGTATTGGCCCCGTTCTCGAGCAGGCGGCGCACGAGATAGGCCAGCAGTTCCTTGTGCCCGCCGACCGGCGCGTAGATACGGACCGGCGTCCTGTCATTGCCTTCGAGTTCGTGAAGCGCCTCGAACACCTCCTCGCCCATGCCATGGAGGCGCTGGAACTCGAAATTGCGTCCCGCAGCCAGCTCCTTCACCACCGCGACCGTGTAGGCGTTGTGGGTGGCGAAGGCGGGGTAGATCACGTCGTCATGCTCGAACAGGCGCGCGGCGCAGGCGAGATAGGACACGTCGGTCGCGATCTTGCGGGTGAAGACGGGATAATCGGTGTAGCCGCCGACCTGGCTGATCTTGATCTCGCTGTCCCAATAGGCGCCCTTGACCAGCCTCACGAACAGCTTGCGGCCATGGCGCCGGGCGAGCTTGGCGATCCAGTCGCACAGCGGCACGCCGCGCTTCTGGTAGGCCTGGATGGCGAGGCCGAAGCCTTCCCAGCGGCTCCCGTCCGCACGGGCGAAAATATCGTCGTCGCCGACCAGCGCCTCGATGATGTCGAGCGAGACTTCGAGCCGCTCGGCTTCCTCGGCGTCGACGGTGAAATGGATGTTCGCATCGCGTGCCTGGATCGCGAGCTGCTTGACGATCGGCGTGATCTCGGTGCGAGCCTGCTCCTTGTGGAAATGCGTGTATTTGGGGCTGAGAGCGGAGAGCTTCACCGAAATGCCGGGGGAAGTGCCGACCCGGCCCGATGCCTCCCGAGCGAGGCGCTGGATCGCCTTCTCGTAGGCAACGCGGTATCTTTCGGCATCGGCATAGGTCATCGCCGCTTCGCCGAGCATGTCGAAGCTGTGGGTGATCCCCTTCGCGCGGTCGGGTGCGGCGCGCTTCAGCGCTTCCTCGATCGTGCGGCCGAAGACGAATTGCCCGCCGAGTATCCGCATCGCCTGCAAGGTCGCGCGGCGGATGACGGGTTCGCCCAGGCGGTTCAGCGCGCTCTTGAGCTTGCGGCCCATGCCCTTCTGGTGTTCCTCGGGCCGCTCGAGCACCTCGCCCGTCAGCATCAGCGAGAAGGTCGCCGCGTTGACGAAGGTGGACGAGCTTTCGCCGAGATGATCGCCCCATTCGATCTCGGCGATCTTGTCGCGGATCAGTGCATCGGCGGTGCGGCTGTCGGGCACGCGCAGCAGCGCCTCGGCAAGGCACATCAGCGCGATGCCCTCCTCCGTGTCGAGCCCGTATTGCTGGAGGAAGGCGTCGATCCCGCTCGCCGACTTGGCGCGCGCGCCCTCGATCAGCCGGGTCGCCAGCGCCGCCGCCTCGCCCGAGACCCGCCGCGCCGGCGCGGCCTGTTCGAGCCGCTCGGCAATGCAGGCCTCTTCCTCGGCGCGGTAGGCGCGGCGCAGGTCGGAACGGTCGAGCATGTGGGTCGCGGGGTGCGGGATGTCGGGGGTGGTCAAGCTGTCTGGCTTTCGTGGTTGGCGCGGAGTCGCGCGGGGCCGGTGCAAAATCGCACAGCGCCCGGGGCGCGATCAAGCCTTGTGGATGGGAAGCGTTTGAGCCGGATCAAGGTTTCCGGCGCCGGAACGGGCGATCCTGATGCGGCATTGAACAGCGGGACATTGACAAAGACGTCGCTTCGGGCGAAATTTGTCCGGACAACTTCACAGGTGACACCATGGCCAGCGATCTTCCTCCTCCCTACACTGCGCTCACCCGGCACGAGATGATGCCGCGCACGACTCACGACGAGGCGGCCCGGTTCAACTTCCTGACCCATTTCAACCGCTACCTGTCGGGGACCGTCGGGGCCGGGAACAAGCTCGCCTATGAAAGGCGCGTCCTTCCCGCCTTCCGCGCCGAACACGGGCGCGATCCCGAACATCGCTACGAGATCCGCGACGCGATGAACAAGGACCAGTGGCACCGCATGTGGTCCGCGCTCAAGCGCAATTCGATGGAGATGCGCCAGCATTTCGGGCGGCAGGTGGTGCTGCGCCAGATCGACGAACTGGACGCGATGGCGCGGCAGTACAACGAACATTCGGGGATGCTCGAACTCGATCCGGCGGTGGAGCAGCCCGAATACCAGACCGCCGTCGACATCCATTGCCAGCCCGGCGGCTATCACGGCGGGGAACGCGCGGACGATGTCACCGTGGGGGCCAATTACGATGTCGGCCTGTTCGCCACGACCGGCGGCGCGCTGGGCGGGTTGAACGATGGCGGCGGGCAGGCCGTGGTCGAGTGGATCAGGGCCGAACGGCCCGACTGGAAGCCGCGCCGCATCCTCGATATCGGCTGCACGATCGGCCACAACGCGGTGCCGATCGCGCAGGCCTTCCCGGATGCCGAAGTGATCGCGATCGACACCGCGGCGGCTTCGCTGCGCTACGGTGCGGCGCGCGCGGCGGCGCTGGGGGTGAGGAACATCCGTTTCGTGCAGGCCTCGGGCGAGGACCTGTCGCGCTGGGCGGACGGGCATTTCGACTGGGTGCAGACGACCATGTTCCTGCACGAGCTTTCGGCGCAGGCCATGCCGCGCATCCTGTCGGAAGCCAACCGCGTGCTCGCGCCGGGCGGGCTGATCCTGCATGTCGAGCAGCCGCAATATTCGGACGAAATGCCGCTGTTCGAACAGTTCATGCGCGACTGGGACGCGTTCAACAACAACGAGCCGTTCTGGTCGGCGATGCACGGGCTCGACCTGAAACAGGTCATGGCCGATGCCGGCTTCCCCCGCGACGCGCAGTTCACCGCCGGGGTGCGCGCGGTGGTCGACCCGGAGATATTCCCGCCCGCGCCCGATGACGGGGAGGAGGATTTCGGCCGCGCCGCGATCTGGAACGCCTATGGCGCCTGGAAGCCGCTCGCACGGGAAGCGGCCGCGTGAGCGGTTCGGGCGGGGAGCCGTTCGACTGGGTCGCGGCCTCGGGGCGCAAGGCCAGGGGCAGGCGGCCGGAATATTTCGACGATCCGGCGCTCGACCGGCTCTATTCGACCGTCTTCGCGCTCGCCGCCGAGGTTTCCGCCCTGCGCGAGCGGCAGGACACCGTCGAACGCCTGCTCGACGAGAAGGGCACGCTGAGCCGCGCGGACATCGAAAACTATGCGCCCGACCGCGCCGCGGGCGAGGAGCGCGGGCTCGCCACGCGCGCCTATGTCGCGCGGATCATGCGCGGCTTCCAGCAGGAGGTCGAGGCGATGGAGGCATCCGATCCTCCGATCATGGACATCGTGGAGAAGCTCTCACGCGAATAGGCGCCCCCGCGCCTGCCGCACCTTCATCGTTCGCCTGGGGAGGGGGACATGGAATTCCTGTATCTGAACGAATTGTCCATCCTCCGGTGGATCCACATCCTCGCAATGGTCTACTGGCTCGGCGGGGAATGGGGCGTCTTCCAGACGAGCTACCATGTGACCAATCCCGCGCTTTCGCTGGAGGAGCGGCGGCGGCACATGGAAACCGCCTATCGCATCGACATTCTCGCGCGCACGGGGATTGTCCTGCTGCTTCCGCTGGGGCTGCACATGGGCAAGATCTACGGCTTCGTGCCGCTGCTCGAGGGGGCGGGCGTGTGGGTGATGTGGCTGTTCTTCGCGATGTGGCTGGCGATGACCTGGACCGCCTTCCTCAAGCGCGAGACCGATCTCGGCATCAAGGTCACCCGGGCCGAGGAATTGCTGCGCTATCCGCTGATCGCCGGGCTCTTCGTGCTCGCCGCCATGGCCTTTGCCGGGACCGGGCCGATCCGGTCGGGCGAGGGCAATGACTGGTATCCCGCGAAGATGGCGCTCTATGCCTTCGCGCTCGTCATCGGCCTTTTCCTGCGGCTCGTCATGCGCCGATGGACCGAACGGTTCCGCGTCCTCGCGCACGGACCGGACGCCGCGCAGGAGGCGGCGCTCGCGAAGGAAATCGGCCTCGCGCGGTGGTCGGCCTATGTCTACTGGATCACGATCGCATCGGTGTGCTTCCTCGGTGCGGTGAAGCCCTTTTGAGAAGGAGCCTGTCATGCCCGCCTACATGATCGTCATCGCCTCGATCCGCGACCGCGAGGCCTTCGTTTCGGGCTACGGCGCGCGCGCGGCGGAGCTGATCGGGCAGTTCGGCGGAGAATACCTGCTGCGCGGGCCCGGCGCCGAATGCCTCGAGGGCGATTTCGGGGACGGCGCGAGCATGGTGATTTCCAGGTGGCCCGACCGGGAAGCCGCCCGGCGGTTCTGGAACAGCCCCGAATATGCCGAGGCGAAGAAACTGCGCGAAGGCCTTGCCGAGGTGCAGGTGCTGCTGATCGACGGGCCCGATCTCAGTCCAGGATCTGGTTGAGCTCGATCAGGATCCCGTCGGGGTCGAAGAAATTGCACCCCTTCACCCGAATGTCCGCACCCCCGTCGCGGCCGGGATAGACCTGCAGGCGCGGCTCGGCGGTGAAGGTGACGCCGGGGATTTCCTTCGCCCTGGCGCAGCGGCCCTCGACATCGTCGGTGTTGAGCACCAGCACGACATCGCCCGGCCCCATGCGCCGGGGATAGTCGCCAGCCGGGATCGCCGGATCGATCCATTCCATCAGCCCGATCCAGCCCACCCACGGATCGTTCGCGTTGAGCAGGACCAGCCGCGCGGTCGCCCCCGGCTCGCCCGCGGGCAGGGCCACGCCGCTCGTCTCGACGGTGGTGTCGTAGTTCACGGCAAGCCCGATCACGTCGCGATACAGGCGAAGCGAGTTCTCGATGTCGCGCACGATGATCGTCGCGCGGCGCACATCGGTCGGCAGGCGTTCGGCGGGAGCATCGACTCCGGCCGCTTTGGGCCCGGAGGCGGCGTGCGGGGTCTCCTGCGCCATCGTCCCGCTGCATCCGGCCAGCAGCGCGGCCAGCAGTGCCGTCACCCTCACGCGCTCTCTCCCACCGCGCCGCCCGCGATCAGCGCGGCGATCCTCTCCTCGTCATAACCCAGGCCCGCCAGCACTGCGCGGGCATCGCGGCCCGGTTTCGGCAGGTGCTGGAGGCCGCCGATCCGCTTGCCGCCCATCTCGAGCGGGATGGTCGGCAGTCGCACTTCGGTGCCGTTGTCGAGCGTCACGTCCTCCAGCCCGCCCTGCTGCAGATGCGGATCGTCGAACATGTCTTCCGGCCTGCCGATCGGCGCGAAGGGCAGGCCGGATCCGTCGAGCTTCGCGATCACCTCCGCGCGCGTCATGGTGGCGACGAGTTCGCGGATGACGGGCAGGATGCGGTCCCTCGCCTCCACGCGCGCGTTGTTTTCGCGCAGGGATTCGTCGGCCCACAATTCGTCCAGGCCGAACAGCTTGCAGAACTTCTCCCACAGCGCATCGGTGACGACGCCGATGAAGACGGGTTCGTCCTTCGTTTCGAACACGTCGTAGATCGCCCAGGCGGATACCCGCGCGGGCATGGGCGCCGCAGGGGTGCCGGTGACGGCATATTGCGCCATGTGCTGCCCGACGAGGTAGATCGTGGTCTCGAACAGGCTCGCCGTCACCTTCTGCCCGCGCCCGGTGCGGTGGCGTTCCTCGAGCGCGGCAAGGATGCCGATCACCCCGAACATTCCGCCCGTCACGTCGATCACGCTTGCCCCTGCGCGCAGCGGTTTTCCCGGAGGGCCGGTCATGTAGGCGAGCCCGCCCATCATCTGCGCGACCTCGTCCAATGCCGTGCGCTGTTCGTAGGGGCCGGGAAGGAAGCCCTTTTCGCTGCAATAGATCAGCCGCTCGTTCGCCCGGGCGCAGCTTTCGTAATCGAGCCCGAGCCGGTCGAGCGCGCCGGGCCGGAAATTCTCGACCAGCACGTCCGCGCCCGCGACCAG contains these protein-coding regions:
- a CDS encoding DUF1330 domain-containing protein; this encodes MPAYMIVIASIRDREAFVSGYGARAAELIGQFGGEYLLRGPGAECLEGDFGDGASMVISRWPDREAARRFWNSPEYAEAKKLREGLAEVQVLLIDGPDLSPGSG
- a CDS encoding VOC family protein, producing MRVTALLAALLAGCSGTMAQETPHAASGPKAAGVDAPAERLPTDVRRATIIVRDIENSLRLYRDVIGLAVNYDTTVETSGVALPAGEPGATARLVLLNANDPWVGWIGLMEWIDPAIPAGDYPRRMGPGDVVLVLNTDDVEGRCARAKEIPGVTFTAEPRLQVYPGRDGGADIRVKGCNFFDPDGILIELNQILD
- the putA gene encoding bifunctional proline dehydrogenase/L-glutamate gamma-semialdehyde dehydrogenase PutA: MLDRSDLRRAYRAEEEACIAERLEQAAPARRVSGEAAALATRLIEGARAKSASGIDAFLQQYGLDTEEGIALMCLAEALLRVPDSRTADALIRDKIAEIEWGDHLGESSSTFVNAATFSLMLTGEVLERPEEHQKGMGRKLKSALNRLGEPVIRRATLQAMRILGGQFVFGRTIEEALKRAAPDRAKGITHSFDMLGEAAMTYADAERYRVAYEKAIQRLAREASGRVGTSPGISVKLSALSPKYTHFHKEQARTEITPIVKQLAIQARDANIHFTVDAEEAERLEVSLDIIEALVGDDDIFARADGSRWEGFGLAIQAYQKRGVPLCDWIAKLARRHGRKLFVRLVKGAYWDSEIKISQVGGYTDYPVFTRKIATDVSYLACAARLFEHDDVIYPAFATHNAYTVAVVKELAAGRNFEFQRLHGMGEEVFEALHELEGNDRTPVRIYAPVGGHKELLAYLVRRLLENGANTSFVNRMGDAQIPAEELVSDPVAELAALSLRRNPAIPLPRDIFGADRGGRLNSAGVDLSDPLVLGPLQAELDRLADRQWYAGPTFPGAEPGEIAPITMPHDLASVVGKRRDATAQEIEDAFARASAIQPGWDALGGEKRALLLEEAADLFEAHTAEFLSLATREAGKTLLDGVLEVREAVDFLRYYASEARRQFAEPVRLPGPTGEENRLSLHGRGVFATISPWNFPLAIFTGMASAALAAGNAVIAKPAEQTPLIAALAVKLCHEAGIPPEAFQLLPGAGEVGQLITADPRLAGVAFTGSTETARAINRTLAGREGPIASFIAETGGQNAMIVDSSALPEQVVRDVVASAFQSAGQRCSALRVLYLQEDVADSMLEMIRGGFEALNVGDPARLSTDVGPVIDPDAKAALERHVARSEASGRRVMRCAMPQETAKGCFVAPTIIEVDSILDLTRENFGPVLHVARFRAQDLGQVIADINATGYGLTLGLHSRIAATRRFVEARARVGNFYVNRNQIGAVVESQPFGGEGLSGTGPKAGGPHYLARFAVERAVCIDTTAAGGNASLLQA
- a CDS encoding CaiB/BaiF CoA-transferase family protein; this translates as MSAPAPLAGIKVVEFTHMVMGPTVGHILAGLGAEVVRVEPIGGDRTRRLKGSGAGYFPMYNRGKASICLDLKSADGMAVARDLVAGADVLVENFRPGALDRLGLDYESCARANERLIYCSEKGFLPGPYEQRTALDEVAQMMGGLAYMTGPPGKPLRAGASVIDVTGGMFGVIGILAALEERHRTGRGQKVTASLFETTIYLVGQHMAQYAVTGTPAAPMPARVSAWAIYDVFETKDEPVFIGVVTDALWEKFCKLFGLDELWADESLRENNARVEARDRILPVIRELVATMTRAEVIAKLDGSGLPFAPIGRPEDMFDDPHLQQGGLEDVTLDNGTEVRLPTIPLEMGGKRIGGLQHLPKPGRDARAVLAGLGYDEERIAALIAGGAVGESA
- a CDS encoding class I SAM-dependent methyltransferase; this translates as MASDLPPPYTALTRHEMMPRTTHDEAARFNFLTHFNRYLSGTVGAGNKLAYERRVLPAFRAEHGRDPEHRYEIRDAMNKDQWHRMWSALKRNSMEMRQHFGRQVVLRQIDELDAMARQYNEHSGMLELDPAVEQPEYQTAVDIHCQPGGYHGGERADDVTVGANYDVGLFATTGGALGGLNDGGGQAVVEWIRAERPDWKPRRILDIGCTIGHNAVPIAQAFPDAEVIAIDTAAASLRYGAARAAALGVRNIRFVQASGEDLSRWADGHFDWVQTTMFLHELSAQAMPRILSEANRVLAPGGLILHVEQPQYSDEMPLFEQFMRDWDAFNNNEPFWSAMHGLDLKQVMADAGFPRDAQFTAGVRAVVDPEIFPPAPDDGEEDFGRAAIWNAYGAWKPLAREAAA